A single Agromyces sp. CF514 DNA region contains:
- the murA gene encoding UDP-N-acetylglucosamine 1-carboxyvinyltransferase, with protein MNTLGQDAKNHASAVGLNVDRITINGGKPLVGRIELKGAKNLVTKAMVAAILGDTPSVLKDVPNISDVRIVRGLLEVHGVRVTDGVDEGELILDPTAVESAHMADIDAHAGSSRIPILFCGPLLHRLGEAFIPDLGGCRIGDRPIDYHLEVLRNFGAIVEKLPSGIRMSAPAGLHGAKVALPYPSVGATEQVLLTAVLAEGITELTGAAIEPEIMDLINILQKMGAIITVDTDRVIRIEGVSKLQGYTHRALFDRNEAASWAAAALATDGDIFVGGARQAEMLTFLNVFRKVGGDFSIEEDGIRFFHPGGELSPVIIETDVHPGFMTDWQQPLVVALTKAKGVSIVHETVYEQRFGFVDALVEMGATIDVHKECLTGKKCRFGQHNFKHSAVISGPSKLTGADVEVPDLRGGFSHLIAALSADGRSTVSNVGIIARGYENFITKLELLGADFELDA; from the coding sequence GTGAACACACTCGGGCAGGATGCCAAGAACCACGCATCTGCGGTCGGACTCAACGTCGATCGCATCACCATCAACGGCGGCAAGCCGTTGGTCGGACGCATCGAGCTGAAGGGCGCGAAGAACCTCGTCACCAAGGCGATGGTCGCGGCGATCCTCGGCGATACGCCGAGCGTGCTGAAAGACGTTCCGAACATCAGCGATGTCCGCATCGTGCGGGGCCTCCTCGAGGTGCACGGCGTTCGCGTGACCGACGGCGTCGACGAGGGCGAGCTCATCCTCGACCCCACCGCCGTCGAGTCGGCGCACATGGCCGACATCGACGCGCACGCGGGTTCGAGCCGGATCCCGATCCTGTTCTGCGGTCCACTCCTGCACCGCCTCGGCGAGGCCTTCATCCCCGACCTCGGCGGCTGCCGCATCGGCGACCGCCCGATCGACTACCACCTCGAGGTGCTGCGCAACTTCGGCGCCATCGTCGAGAAGCTCCCGAGCGGCATCCGCATGTCGGCTCCTGCCGGCCTGCACGGCGCAAAGGTGGCGCTGCCCTACCCGAGCGTCGGCGCGACCGAGCAGGTGCTGCTCACGGCGGTGCTGGCCGAGGGCATCACCGAGCTCACGGGTGCGGCGATCGAGCCCGAGATCATGGATCTCATCAACATCCTGCAGAAGATGGGTGCGATCATCACGGTCGACACCGACCGCGTGATCCGCATCGAGGGCGTGTCGAAGCTCCAGGGCTACACGCACCGGGCGCTGTTCGACCGCAACGAGGCCGCGAGCTGGGCCGCGGCCGCGCTCGCGACCGACGGCGACATCTTCGTCGGCGGCGCTCGCCAGGCCGAGATGCTCACCTTCCTCAACGTCTTCCGCAAGGTCGGCGGCGACTTCTCGATCGAAGAGGACGGCATCCGCTTCTTCCACCCCGGCGGCGAACTCTCGCCCGTCATCATCGAGACCGACGTGCACCCCGGCTTCATGACCGACTGGCAGCAGCCGCTCGTGGTCGCGTTGACGAAGGCCAAGGGCGTCTCGATCGTGCACGAGACCGTCTACGAGCAGCGGTTCGGCTTCGTCGACGCGCTCGTCGAGATGGGCGCCACGATCGACGTGCATAAAGAGTGCCTCACGGGCAAGAAGTGCCGCTTCGGGCAGCACAACTTCAAGCACTCGGCCGTGATCTCCGGTCCGTCGAAGCTCACGGGCGCCGACGTCGAGGTCCCCGACCTGCGCGGCGGCTTCAGCCACCTCATCGCGGCGCTCTCGGCCGACGGCCGCTCGACGGTCTCGAACGTGGGCATCATCGCGCGCGGGTACGAGAACTTCATCACGAAGCTCGAGCTCCTCGGGGCGGACTTCGAACTCGACGCATAA
- a CDS encoding DUF3515 domain-containing protein, which yields MSQHAVNPSNRRRIRVAGATLLVAAAAAATLTGCTPIVTMQAAPEAIDTACADLVVRLPDEVAEQPQRETDAQGTSAWGDPASVLLRCGVAAPGPTTDRCVSVDGVDWVIDESDAPRYLFTTYGRTPAVEVFIDSDVVSGTTVITDLAQAVSVIPSDGACTSVDDSVPTD from the coding sequence ATGTCTCAGCACGCCGTGAACCCGTCGAACCGCCGTCGTATCCGGGTCGCCGGCGCCACCCTCCTCGTCGCCGCGGCGGCCGCGGCGACGCTCACGGGCTGCACGCCGATCGTGACCATGCAGGCGGCACCCGAGGCGATCGACACCGCATGCGCCGACCTCGTCGTGCGGCTGCCCGACGAGGTGGCCGAGCAGCCGCAGCGCGAGACCGACGCGCAGGGCACCTCCGCGTGGGGCGACCCGGCCTCGGTCCTGCTCCGCTGCGGAGTCGCAGCCCCCGGACCGACGACCGACCGCTGCGTGAGCGTCGACGGCGTCGACTGGGTCATCGACGAGTCCGACGCCCCGCGCTACCTGTTCACGACCTACGGCCGCACCCCTGCGGTCGAGGTCTTCATCGACAGCGACGTCGTCTCGGGCACGACCGTGATCACCGATCTCGCGCAGGCCGTCTCGGTGATCCCGTCCGACGGCGCGTGCACGTCGGTCGACGACTCCGTCCCGACCGACTGA
- a CDS encoding D-alanine--D-alanine ligase family protein: protein MDKLRVVLLFGGRSSEHSISCATAGGVLGAIDRDRFEVIPVGITRDGAFVLESDDPARFALDPGRLPEVVDNGSRVRWPESSASRELRVTDAAGERSLGEVDVVFPILHGRFGEDGTVQGLLELVGLPYVGNGVLASALGMDKHFTKTALEAAGIPVAPWVTLTRAALEADAELWTRRVHALGLPAFVKPARAGSSVGVTKVSDWSELDAALDVAFAEDRTVLVEQAVPGREIEIAVLEGREGVRVSVAGEVVVTGRDFYDFEAKYLDAPGVDLVCPAELGDGETFELERIARRAFEAIGAEGLARVDVFLGDEGFVVNEINTMPGFTPISMFPTCWLNTGLSYPELIGELIDVGHARGAR from the coding sequence ATGGACAAGCTCAGGGTGGTTCTGCTCTTCGGAGGGCGTTCAAGCGAGCATTCGATCAGCTGCGCGACGGCGGGCGGAGTGCTGGGAGCGATCGACCGTGATCGCTTCGAGGTGATCCCGGTCGGGATCACCCGCGACGGCGCCTTCGTGCTCGAGAGCGACGATCCCGCGCGCTTCGCGCTCGATCCCGGGCGCCTGCCCGAGGTCGTCGACAACGGATCCCGTGTGCGCTGGCCCGAGAGCTCCGCCTCACGCGAGCTGCGGGTGACGGATGCCGCCGGCGAGCGTTCGCTCGGCGAGGTCGACGTCGTGTTCCCGATCCTGCACGGCCGCTTCGGTGAAGACGGCACGGTGCAGGGCCTGCTCGAGCTCGTCGGGCTCCCGTACGTCGGCAACGGCGTGCTTGCCTCGGCGCTCGGCATGGACAAGCACTTCACCAAGACCGCGCTCGAGGCTGCCGGCATCCCGGTCGCGCCCTGGGTGACGCTCACGCGCGCCGCGCTCGAAGCCGATGCCGAGCTCTGGACCCGCCGGGTCCACGCACTCGGCCTCCCGGCGTTCGTCAAGCCGGCACGCGCCGGTTCGTCGGTCGGCGTGACGAAGGTCTCCGACTGGTCGGAGCTCGACGCGGCGCTCGACGTGGCGTTCGCCGAGGACCGCACGGTGCTCGTCGAGCAGGCGGTACCCGGTCGCGAGATCGAGATCGCCGTGCTCGAGGGGCGCGAGGGCGTGCGCGTGAGCGTCGCCGGCGAGGTCGTCGTGACCGGCCGCGACTTCTACGACTTCGAGGCCAAGTACCTCGACGCACCCGGCGTCGACCTCGTGTGCCCGGCCGAGCTGGGCGACGGCGAGACGTTCGAGCTCGAGCGCATCGCCCGTCGGGCGTTCGAGGCGATCGGCGCCGAGGGCCTCGCACGCGTCGACGTGTTCCTCGGCGACGAGGGCTTCGTCGTGAACGAGATCAACACCATGCCCGGCTTCACGCCCATCTCGATGTTCCCGACCTGCTGGCTCAACACCGGGCTCAGCTACCCCGAGCTCATCGGGGAGCTCATCGACGTCGGACACGCCCGCGGCGCGCGCTGA
- a CDS encoding NAD(P)H-dependent glycerol-3-phosphate dehydrogenase, with protein MARAAGKPVRGVRVAVLGAGSWGTTFAKILADGGADVVIWARRPELAKEIQEAKRNSDYLSGVNLPLGLRATSRLDEALAGAEHVFVSVPSQTLRENLIAAEPFLPANATIVSLMKGVEKSTGLRMSEVIADVLPIDPSRIAVISGPNLALEIAKEQPTAAVVSSSSLETAQAVASVARNRYFRSFVNTDVIGTEFGGVLKNLIAVAIGIVDGVGYGENTKASIITRGLVEMTDFAVAYGAHNETLSGLAGLGDLIATSQSPLSRNNTAGRLLGQGYHLADVVNQMNQTTEGLASVGPVLELARAKGVDMPIVEQVRQVLAGTLAPRDLAPHLTTDDEPQGERTMDGQAQGGSALRRAFKRAFDQLRDGGRSAGSDRP; from the coding sequence ATGGCTAGGGCGGCAGGCAAGCCCGTGCGCGGGGTCCGCGTCGCCGTGCTGGGTGCCGGCAGCTGGGGCACGACGTTCGCGAAGATCCTCGCCGACGGCGGCGCCGACGTCGTGATCTGGGCGCGTCGCCCAGAGCTGGCGAAGGAGATCCAGGAGGCCAAGCGCAACAGCGACTACCTCTCCGGCGTGAACCTCCCGCTCGGGCTCCGAGCGACGAGCCGCCTCGACGAGGCGCTCGCGGGCGCCGAGCACGTCTTCGTGTCGGTGCCGAGCCAGACGCTGCGCGAGAACCTCATCGCGGCCGAGCCCTTCCTGCCGGCGAACGCCACGATCGTCTCGCTCATGAAGGGCGTCGAGAAGTCGACGGGCCTGCGCATGAGCGAGGTCATCGCCGACGTGCTGCCCATCGATCCGTCGCGGATCGCCGTGATCTCGGGGCCGAACCTCGCGCTCGAGATCGCGAAGGAGCAGCCGACCGCGGCCGTCGTGTCCTCGTCGAGTCTCGAGACCGCGCAGGCCGTGGCATCCGTCGCCCGAAACCGGTACTTCCGATCGTTCGTGAACACCGACGTGATCGGCACGGAGTTCGGCGGCGTGCTGAAGAACCTCATCGCCGTCGCGATCGGCATCGTCGACGGGGTCGGCTACGGCGAGAACACGAAGGCCTCGATCATCACGCGCGGCCTGGTCGAGATGACCGACTTCGCCGTCGCGTACGGAGCGCACAACGAGACCCTCTCCGGCCTCGCAGGCCTCGGCGACCTCATCGCCACGAGCCAGTCGCCGCTCTCGCGCAACAACACGGCCGGGCGCCTGCTCGGCCAGGGCTATCACCTCGCCGACGTGGTGAACCAGATGAACCAGACGACCGAGGGCCTCGCGTCCGTCGGCCCCGTGCTCGAACTGGCGCGCGCCAAGGGCGTGGACATGCCGATCGTCGAGCAGGTGCGCCAGGTGCTCGCGGGCACCCTCGCGCCGCGCGACCTCGCCCCTCACCTCACGACCGATGACGAGCCGCAGGGCGAAAGGACGATGGATGGACAAGCTCAGGGTGGTTCTGCTCTTCGGAGGGCGTTCAAGCGAGCATTCGATCAGCTGCGCGACGGCGGGCGGAGTGCTGGGAGCGATCGACCGTGA
- a CDS encoding 1-acyl-sn-glycerol-3-phosphate acyltransferase, translating to MKARSETRRPSFFWVLAGLILPVLSLMVKYRFHHRERMPQAGAFVLAPNHYSEIDPVVMGAAAWHLGRAPRFMAKASLFKNPVVGWFLRTSGQIPVERSGSKSHAALRAAEELVEKGRMVVVYPEGSLTRDPELWPMRGKTGAVRIALERDIPIVPAAHWGTQELMGRYGKKLKPFPRKTIDVIIGEPLDLSAYRDKPITQSLLLEATNVLMDAIAALLAELREQPAPAERWDPAKHGQKETGRLDG from the coding sequence GTGAAGGCGCGTTCGGAGACCCGCCGGCCCTCGTTCTTCTGGGTCCTCGCGGGCCTCATCCTCCCTGTGCTCAGCCTCATGGTGAAGTACCGCTTCCACCATCGTGAGCGGATGCCGCAGGCGGGCGCCTTCGTGCTCGCGCCCAACCACTACAGCGAGATCGACCCCGTGGTCATGGGCGCTGCGGCATGGCACCTCGGCCGCGCCCCCCGGTTCATGGCGAAGGCGTCGCTGTTCAAGAACCCCGTGGTCGGGTGGTTCCTGCGCACGTCGGGCCAGATCCCGGTCGAACGCTCGGGCAGCAAGAGCCACGCTGCCCTGCGTGCGGCCGAGGAGCTGGTCGAGAAGGGGCGCATGGTCGTCGTCTACCCCGAGGGCTCGCTGACGCGAGACCCCGAGCTGTGGCCGATGCGAGGCAAGACGGGCGCCGTGCGCATCGCGCTCGAACGCGACATCCCGATCGTGCCGGCGGCGCACTGGGGCACGCAGGAGCTCATGGGCCGATACGGCAAGAAGCTGAAGCCCTTCCCTCGCAAGACCATCGACGTGATCATCGGCGAACCGCTCGACCTCTCGGCATATCGCGACAAGCCGATCACCCAGTCGCTGCTGCTCGAGGCGACCAACGTGCTCATGGACGCCATCGCCGCCCTGCTGGCCGAGCTCCGCGAGCAGCCTGCACCGGCCGAGCGGTGGGACCCGGCCAAGCACGGGCAGAAGGAGACGGGGCGCCTCGATGGCTAG